CTGTGATACTTTTTTATTTATTGGCGGAGATATTTGCCTTAATATATCTTCAATGTATTCTTTATTATAGCTCTTATTTTTCATATAGATTGTCATCCTTTCTTTACTCACAATTATTATAACATCTATATGACAACTATTCTAACACAGGGGGAAGTCAAGAACAGCTGGATTATTTGTTGAATGGGTACTTGGTAAGAAGAAAACTGAAAAGATCATGACTGGATCCTATAATGAAACCCTTTCAACTATGTTTTCAAAGAGTGTAAGAAACAACATTCAGGAAGAAAAAGCAGATGAAATGAAACCTGTTTACATTGATGTATTTCCTGAAGTTAGGATCAAACAAGGTGATGGTGCCATGAATCTTTGGTCACTGGAAGGTGGATATAATAACTATCTTGCAACATCACCGACAGGAACTGCAACAGGCTTTGGTGCCACATTACTGATCATTGATGACCTGATCAAGAATGCAACTGAAGCCTACAATGAAGAAGTGCTGCAGAAACATTGGGAGTGGTTCACAAACACCATGCTTTCCAGGCTTGAAGAAGGTGGGAAAATTATTTTAATAATGACACGTTGGCATTCTAGGGATCTTGCTGGTAGGGTGATTGAAGAACTTCCAAAGCTTGGATTTAAAGTTAGACATATTACAAAGAAAGCACTTCAGGATGATGGATCCATGCTTTGTGATGAAATCCTTTCAAGAAGATCCTACAATGCTAAAGTGAAGGCAATGGGATTGGATGTTGCTTCAGCCAACTATCAGCAGGAACCAATTGATATTAAGGGTAAGCTTTACACCAGCTTTAAGACTTACAAGAAGCTTCCAATGGATGAACATGGCAACCTTCTATTCACTGAAATCAGGAACTACACTGACACAGCTGATCAAGGGAATGATTACCTTTGTTCAATTGATTATGGTGTTTACCAGGGTGAAGCCTATGTTCTTAATGTACTTTACACCAAGGAAGCAATGGAAATCACTGAAGAAGAAACTGCAAAGATGCTTCATGAAGATGGTGTCAACAATGCAGACATTGAATCCAATAATGGTGGACGTGGTTTTGCAAGACAAGTTGAACGGATCCTGAAAGAGAAGTTCAAAAGCAACAAAGTTCAGATCAATCCTTTTCATCAGTCCAAGAATAAGAAAGCAAGGATCCTGTCCAATGCTACTTGGGTGATGAATCACATATACTTCCCAATCAATTGGGCAGATCGTTTCCCTGAATATCATGCAGCAATGACCAAGTATCAGAAGGAAGGAAAGAACCTTCATGATGATGCACCTGATGCAACAACAGGTATTGCTGAAAAGATAGGACAAGGAAGCACATTCAGTTTTGACTAAATAATAAAGGAGTGTATTAAACATGATAAATATTTCAAGTGAAATGTCTAAGATCAAGGATATTATTACAAGAGCAGCAAGCAAAAGAATGACTGAAAAGCAATTTATTGAAGTTGAAATTAAGAAATGGGAAAGTTCAATTAATCGAAAGAACATGATCACTGGTGAAAAGTATTACAAAGGTGATCATGATATTCTTCAACGTCAAAGAACAATGGTTGGACAAGATGGGATGCTGCAGGTTGTTTATAATCTTCCAAATAACAAGATCATTGATAATCAGTATGCAAAGATGGTGGATCAGAAAAAGAACTATCTTCTAAGTAAACCTTTAACCTTTGACACAGAAAACAATCAATATGAAGCTGCTTTGAAGAAGGTATTAAACAAAAGATTCCAAAGAACCCTGAAGAACTTAGGTGAAGATTCCTTGAATGGTGGTATTGGATGGCTTCATCCTTACTACAATGATCTTGGGGAATTTTGTTTTAAGAGATTTCAACCTTATGAAATCCTTCCATTTTGGAAAGATGCTGAACATACAGAACTTGATTTTGCTGTCAGACTGTATGAAATTGAAGCCTATGAAGGTGCAAAGGAAAAGACCATTAAAAAGGTTGAAGTATATAGCCTTAATGGTATAGATAGATACGTTTTAGAAGGTAATATGTTAATTCCTGATATTGAAAACCCTTCAAGTAATTATTTCAGTTTTACAGATGGTGAAGGTGAAGTGGTGGAATTAAATTGGGAACGGATCCCTTTGATTGCGTTCAAGTATAATGCCAAGGAAATCCCATTGATCACCAGGGTGAAGTCACTGCAGGATGGAATCAACATCATGCTTTCTGACTTTGAAAACAACATGCAGGAAGATGCAAGGAACACCATCCTGGTCATTGAAAACTATGATGGTGCAAACCTGGCAGAGTTCAGACACAACCTTGCAACCTATGGTGCAGTTAAGGTCAAAAGCATTGATGGTGCCAAGGGTGGTGTTTCAACCCTTACTGTTGAAGTTAATGCTGACAATTACAAAGCCATTGTTGAGATCTTCAAGAAAGCCTTGATTGAAAATGCAAGGGGTTATGATGCAAAAGATGAACGGATGTCAGGAACACCAAATCAGATGAACATTCAATCCATGTACAATGACATTGATTTGGATGCCAATGAAATGGAAACTGAATACCAAGCATCTTTTGAAGAACTTCTATGGTTCGTGAACACACATTTAAATTTGAGTGGAATAGGTAACTTCTTTAATGAATCGGTAGAAGTAATATTCAACAGGGATATGATGATGAATGAATCAACTGTCATTGATAATCTAGCCAAATCAGTTGGCATCCTATCCAATGAAACAATCATTTCACAACATCCTGGATAACTGATGTTGAAAAAGAACTTCAAAGGATTAAAGCTGAAAAAGAAGAAGCAATGGCTGATTATCAAGGTGCCTTTAATCCAATAAATGCAGGTGATGATAATGCCCAAGAATAATGGTTATTGGCAACGCAGAATGGAACTTATTGAAGAAATGCAGATCAAGAAAGGTGAAAACTACCTGAATGATCTTGATGATCAGTACAGAAAAGCTTCCAGGGAA
This region of Clostridiisalibacter paucivorans DSM 22131 genomic DNA includes:
- the terL gene encoding phage terminase large subunit — its product is MDEHGNLLFTEIRNYTDTADQGNDYLCSIDYGVYQGEAYVLNVLYTKEAMEITEEETAKMLHEDGVNNADIESNNGGRGFARQVERILKEKFKSNKVQINPFHQSKNKKARILSNATWVMNHIYFPINWADRFPEYHAAMTKYQKEGKNLHDDAPDATTGIAEKIGQGSTFSFD
- a CDS encoding phage portal protein, with amino-acid sequence MINISSEMSKIKDIITRAASKRMTEKQFIEVEIKKWESSINRKNMITGEKYYKGDHDILQRQRTMVGQDGMLQVVYNLPNNKIIDNQYAKMVDQKKNYLLSKPLTFDTENNQYEAALKKVLNKRFQRTLKNLGEDSLNGGIGWLHPYYNDLGEFCFKRFQPYEILPFWKDAEHTELDFAVRLYEIEAYEGAKEKTIKKVEVYSLNGIDRYVLEGNMLIPDIENPSSNYFSFTDGEGEVVELNWERIPLIAFKYNAKEIPLITRVKSLQDGINIMLSDFENNMQEDARNTILVIENYDGANLAEFRHNLATYGAVKVKSIDGAKGGVSTLTVEVNADNYKAIVEIFKKALIENARGYDAKDERMSGTPNQMNIQSMYNDIDLDANEMETEYQASFEELLWFVNTHLNLSGIGNFFNESVEVIFNRDMMMNESTVIDNLAKSVGILSNETIISQHPG